GCATTTTATATTTATTAATTATCCACTATTATATGCATTTTGTTATCTAAGTGATTATTATAGTTTATTTTCAAAAAAAAATAAAGGAGCAAAAAGCTCCTTTACTAAATTTTAAACATACTAATTTTTTATTTCGCAAATACATGGTTACCTATTCTCATATATGGATTTAAAGTTCTTATCCATTGGCATGTAGCTATATCTGGGTTCCAAAAATAAATTGCATTATTAGTTGGATCATTACCATATAAAGCTTCTTGAGCTGCCTTATATGCGCTATCCGTAGGTTGCATATTTATAGATCCATCATTTACTACTGAAAATGCATTTTGCTGATATATAACATCTCTTATACTATCCGGAAATCTTGAATCTTTTACTCTATTTATCACTACAGCAGCTACAGCGACCTGACCTTCATAGCTTTCGCCTCTAGCTTCGCCAGCTACAAGCTTTGATAGTAGTAATAGTTCATCACTAGTTATACTTATAACTTCTCTTTTTTGTTGTTTTGTTGAATTAGCTTGCACTGCTGGCACGCCTTGATCATCTGTATTTTGTTGTATATCCATAGCCAAGACTTGATTAATTGGTACTAATAGATAAGTTAAAACTAATAGTGATACTATAAATTTATAGCACCTCTCCATAGTTAAATTCACTCCTTTTGATTTATAATATTGACTGTAGAATTTCTACTACTTTAAATTTAACTTTTACTTTATTCATTTCCTTATCAGTTTTTTGTGTAATTAATTCATATTCCTCTTTTGTTAAAACTGATTTTAATTTAGCATCTGTCTCCTTATCAATCACACCATTTTGTTTATCTACAAAACATAAAGGAGGAAACATAACACACCACCAATTTTTACCCTGTCCTTTACCTATAACTATTTTTAGCGCTTTATATTCACCTGCTGGAAGTATTACACTAGAGTATTGCTTTGTTGGAAATTTACTATATTCAATTCCAACCTTTACTTCATAAGTATATCCATTTTCTTCAATAATATTTTTACTTATTTTCTCTAACTCTTTATATTCATTTTTTATTATTTTTTCACTTTGTTGTATACTTTTTGATTTAGCTAATTTAGGCTCTAAATACTCTATAACTGCATCCCTAACTTTAAGCTTTAATGCTTGATCTTCATCTAAGTCACTATTAGCTATAACATGAAACCTAATTAATTTATCTCTATAATCTCCTACTGCTAAATCAATTTTTTTTGCTTCCCCACTTATTGTTACTGTCATTAATGATATTATCCCTATTAAAGTTGATATTAATATAATTAATCTTATTTTTATCTTATTCATAATTTTTCCCCCTCAAACTATTTCTATTTTGAGTATGTCCACTTTCAAATTATTTATACAAATCTAAAATATATATTAAGCAATTTATTATTAAAAATTTCAATAAACTACTATATGGATTCATCTATATTTATGAACAAAATAAAAAAGAAGGTTCCCCTTCTTCTTAAATATCTTTATTATTCATAGCTTTTTCTATCATAAACTGCTCAGCCTTTTCTATATGCTCTGTTGCATACTTTTTAGCCATCTCAGTGTCACCTTTTTTAATCGCGTCTAATATAGATTTATGCTCGCAAATTATACTCACTGACGAATCATAATCTGATATATAAGTTACTCTAAATCTATATACCTGCTCCCATAATGAGTTTATTAATTGATGTAATTTTTTGTTATTTGTTGCTTTGAATATACATTCATGGAATTCAACGTCTTTTCTTAATAGTTCTTCTACATCAGCAGAATCTGCACTTTTTTCAAAATCTTTAGCTATAAGTTCTAATCTTTTAAGATCATCTTCACTTATTCTCTCTGCTGCTAAAGACGCTGCTAAGCCTTCTAGACTAGCTCTTATTTCTAATACATCTAATATATCCTTTAATGACATATTAGCAACATATGCACCTTTTCTTGGAAGCATTATAACTAAACCTTCAAGTTCTAATTTTCTTATAGCTTCTCTAACCGGCGTTCTACTAACACCTAATTGCTCTGCTAATTGAACCTCCATCAGTCTTTGACCTGGTTTTAATTTGCCTTCTAAAATTGCTTCTCTTAAATTTTCAAATACTACATCCCTTAATGGCTTATAATCATCTAAATTTAATTTAGTTAAATTATCCACTAATCTCAACTCCTTTTTCACTGCTATTTACTACATATACTTGAGAGTATTTTTGTAATAGCTTTTCTTTTCCCTTTAAGGCATCTTCTTTATTTTCATATAACCCAAATACAGTAGGACCACTTCCACTCATCATAGATCCTAAAGCATTGCACTCTAACATTACTGCCTCAATTTCTTTTATTTCTTGATGATATTTGCTTGTTACAGTTTCAAGAACATTAACCATATTTTCTGCTACAGATTTTATATCTCCCTCTTCCAGAGATTTTATTAGAAATTTATTATCCGGTCTTTCTTGAATATTTTTTAAATCTAACCCCTCATAGACTTGTTTAGTAGATACAAATAAATTAGGTTTACATATTAGTATATTAGCATCTTCAGAAAGTCCTTTTATATATGTTAACTTTTCTCCTATACCCTCTGCTAAAGCTGTTTTACCAGCTATGCAGTATGGAACATCTGCTCCTAATTTTAATCCTATCTCTTGTAACTCTATTTCTGATAAATTTAATCCCCATATCTTATTAAGACCAACCAAAACAGCTGCTGCATTAGAGCTTCCACCAGCCATTCCTGCTGCCACAGGTATATTTTTTTCTATAAATATTTCAACACCCTTTTTTATATTAAATTTATTTTTTAATAAATTAACAGCCTTATAAACTATATTATTGTCATCTAAAGGTATATCTGAACTATTGCTTTTTATAACTATATCTTCAGTTTCTAGTTCAATCATTTTTATGATGTCATACAAATCTATTGTCTGCATTATCATTTCGACTAAATGATATCCATCTTCTCTTTTTCCTAACACATCTATTGATAAATTTATTTTTGCTCTACTTTTTAACTCTATAGAATTCATTGTAGCCTCCTTGTATATAGTATAATGCATTTCTAACTAATTAACATTATACTACAAAAAATAAAATAATAGGGGATTATAATCCCCTATTATTTTATTTTATTTTTAAATTATTAATCTACTAAAACAACTTTCTTTTCTAATATTAAGCATTTTCCTTGTTTTAATGGTTCATCTAATCTTAGCTCATTTATCTCTGCTATCTCATTTTCTGTAGTGTTGTATTTTTTAGCTATATTCCAAAGGTTATCTCCTTCTTTACATATATAAACTATTATACTTGGAGCTTTAGATAAATCATAAACCCCTAAATCATCACCTTTTATTATAAAACTTTCTGGTTTTTTATCTACAGCTTCTGTGTATCTCTTAACTTTTACACTTAAGTCTATCTCATCTCTATTTAAATCTACATCTACCTTTTCTATTGCAGCTGTACTAAATACTTTGCAAGTATCTGTTAAATTATCTATTGTTGTTTCATGCTCAAATGGTATTTCTTCACTTAATTTATAAACTATTCTTAAGCCTTCTACTGGAACATATAATATGTCTACCTTTATTATACCTTGTATAACACTCTTATCACCTTCTACATAAGAGTTTTCTATAGATATTGTTTGGCAAACACTAACTACATCTTTTATTTGTATATCATCATTAGCATTTTTTATACTATCTCTCACTACAAATGTTTCTGATTCATTACTTAATGTTTTATTAACCTCTATTGATCTATGATCAAATTTTATTATTTTTTGTGGAGAATATGCATCTTGAAGCACTTCTCTTGTTACCTCATCACTAACTTTAACTTTGCACCCTACTGTACAATCAATTTCTAATAATCCAGTATTGCTCTCTCCATTTTGTTTAAATATATAATTAAAATCACCCATAGATAATAATGATTCTTCAGACATTCCATCACAAGCCCCTGGAACTTCTATGAATTGAGTAAAATCTATACCTATTCTATCTAGTTCAACTAATTCTCCATCATATGTGCAAGCTAGAGGATTAACCTCTAATACTCCACCTATTATAACTTTATTGTCAGCTACTCTACTTTCTTTTATTCTTGCATATGGATTTAAACTTATTATTGATTGAATTTCTTCAGTATTTATAGTTATTGTATCTCTTATAACACTTTCAGATTTCTCTATTCCTATTATGTCTTGATAACTAATTTCTTTTCTATGTTTTTGAATTCCTTCAACTTGAGAAACATCTTTAACTATATCTAATTTTTGTTTATCAAATAAACTACCTCTTATATTCATAAGAGCTCCTACTCTTATCTTTCTTTCATTCATTATAGTGCAATCAACATGTTCAACTTCTGGATATAACATATACTCCATATCTTGAACTATATTATCTTTCTCTATAACTTCATTTATATCTATTTTCCCATCTACACTTGAAACAGTGTTTTTATCATCAGTTATGTATATAACATTATAGTTGAAACTTCCCCTACATACTAATTTTCCATCTGCAACTTCTATTTTCTTAATAGATATGTACCCTTCAGTTTTTACTATATCATATACATCTGACTTTTTGTCTGGCACAACAGCCTCAGTCTCTATAAATGTTTGAAACTTTCCAAAGTCTATTCTATTATCGACCTTAATTACATCTTTAATTAATTCCATATTATTTGTCCCCCCTGTATTAAATAAAACTAT
Above is a genomic segment from Romboutsia lituseburensis containing:
- a CDS encoding cell wall hydrolase; translated protein: MERCYKFIVSLLVLTYLLVPINQVLAMDIQQNTDDQGVPAVQANSTKQQKREVISITSDELLLLSKLVAGEARGESYEGQVAVAAVVINRVKDSRFPDSIRDVIYQQNAFSVVNDGSINMQPTDSAYKAAQEALYGNDPTNNAIYFWNPDIATCQWIRTLNPYMRIGNHVFAK
- the spoIIR gene encoding stage II sporulation protein R — protein: MNKIKIRLIILISTLIGIISLMTVTISGEAKKIDLAVGDYRDKLIRFHVIANSDLDEDQALKLKVRDAVIEYLEPKLAKSKSIQQSEKIIKNEYKELEKISKNIIEENGYTYEVKVGIEYSKFPTKQYSSVILPAGEYKALKIVIGKGQGKNWWCVMFPPLCFVDKQNGVIDKETDAKLKSVLTKEEYELITQKTDKEMNKVKVKFKVVEILQSIL
- a CDS encoding GntR family transcriptional regulator, whose translation is MDNLTKLNLDDYKPLRDVVFENLREAILEGKLKPGQRLMEVQLAEQLGVSRTPVREAIRKLELEGLVIMLPRKGAYVANMSLKDILDVLEIRASLEGLAASLAAERISEDDLKRLELIAKDFEKSADSADVEELLRKDVEFHECIFKATNNKKLHQLINSLWEQVYRFRVTYISDYDSSVSIICEHKSILDAIKKGDTEMAKKYATEHIEKAEQFMIEKAMNNKDI
- the ispE gene encoding 4-(cytidine 5'-diphospho)-2-C-methyl-D-erythritol kinase produces the protein MNSIELKSRAKINLSIDVLGKREDGYHLVEMIMQTIDLYDIIKMIELETEDIVIKSNSSDIPLDDNNIVYKAVNLLKNKFNIKKGVEIFIEKNIPVAAGMAGGSSNAAAVLVGLNKIWGLNLSEIELQEIGLKLGADVPYCIAGKTALAEGIGEKLTYIKGLSEDANILICKPNLFVSTKQVYEGLDLKNIQERPDNKFLIKSLEEGDIKSVAENMVNVLETVTSKYHQEIKEIEAVMLECNALGSMMSGSGPTVFGLYENKEDALKGKEKLLQKYSQVYVVNSSEKGVEISG
- a CDS encoding DUF3794 and LysM peptidoglycan-binding domain-containing protein; amino-acid sequence: MELIKDVIKVDNRIDFGKFQTFIETEAVVPDKKSDVYDIVKTEGYISIKKIEVADGKLVCRGSFNYNVIYITDDKNTVSSVDGKIDINEVIEKDNIVQDMEYMLYPEVEHVDCTIMNERKIRVGALMNIRGSLFDKQKLDIVKDVSQVEGIQKHRKEISYQDIIGIEKSESVIRDTITINTEEIQSIISLNPYARIKESRVADNKVIIGGVLEVNPLACTYDGELVELDRIGIDFTQFIEVPGACDGMSEESLLSMGDFNYIFKQNGESNTGLLEIDCTVGCKVKVSDEVTREVLQDAYSPQKIIKFDHRSIEVNKTLSNESETFVVRDSIKNANDDIQIKDVVSVCQTISIENSYVEGDKSVIQGIIKVDILYVPVEGLRIVYKLSEEIPFEHETTIDNLTDTCKVFSTAAIEKVDVDLNRDEIDLSVKVKRYTEAVDKKPESFIIKGDDLGVYDLSKAPSIIVYICKEGDNLWNIAKKYNTTENEIAEINELRLDEPLKQGKCLILEKKVVLVD